In Pseudoalteromonas xiamenensis, the following are encoded in one genomic region:
- a CDS encoding antibiotic biosynthesis monooxygenase family protein, translating to MYAVIFRAKPGVQDEEYGITVAKMRELAFEKYGCLEFVAATAGEEEVTISYWENEDAIKHWKNDSEHALAQSLGRKTWYESYIVQVVEIKREYSFN from the coding sequence ATGTACGCAGTTATATTTAGGGCAAAGCCGGGTGTTCAAGATGAAGAATATGGAATTACGGTCGCAAAAATGCGTGAGCTGGCATTTGAAAAATACGGCTGTCTTGAGTTTGTTGCTGCCACTGCTGGCGAGGAAGAAGTGACTATTTCCTATTGGGAAAACGAAGACGCGATTAAACACTGGAAGAATGATTCAGAACATGCGTTGGCTCAGTCACTTGGGCGCAAAACATGGTATGAATCATATATAGTTCAAGTTGTTGAAATTAAAAGAGAGTATAGCTTCAATTAA
- a CDS encoding GNAT family N-acetyltransferase — MRLGRGEKMQFEVIPASLDNTDAIAHLTLELGYEVSVEDTRVWLRELIASPVHLVLVAVTDSSVCGWLVIEKRLFLESGFAAEITGLVVGVNFRRQGIAEALVNSAELWGREHGLTRLFVRSNVARDASHAFYPSIGFNLSKTSHVYVKPIDLSH, encoded by the coding sequence ATGAGATTAGGTCGTGGAGAAAAAATGCAATTTGAAGTGATACCTGCAAGTTTAGACAACACTGATGCGATTGCGCATTTGACTTTGGAATTAGGTTACGAAGTAAGCGTTGAAGATACACGTGTGTGGTTACGTGAGTTAATCGCGTCTCCCGTTCATCTGGTATTGGTCGCGGTAACAGACTCATCGGTATGTGGCTGGTTAGTGATTGAGAAAAGGCTGTTTTTAGAGTCTGGCTTTGCAGCTGAAATTACGGGATTGGTGGTAGGCGTAAATTTTCGTCGTCAAGGTATTGCTGAGGCGCTTGTGAACTCTGCGGAATTATGGGGGCGAGAACATGGTTTAACGCGGCTATTTGTAAGGTCAAATGTGGCTCGCGATGCATCCCATGCTTTCTACCCATCGATAGGTTTTAACTTGTCTAAAACGTCACACGTTTACGTGAAGCCCATTGACCTTTCCCATTAA
- a CDS encoding alpha/beta hydrolase, whose amino-acid sequence MRLLLTFLLLITSIGSQAAESILKIDSARLNQSINVKVYTPKSYDVVNKTTYPVIYLLDGDTHANHTVTNSAFLNSTGVMPELIVVAISTVERFTYFTPTLDKNSGRDSGKADLYAQFLKSELMPEINKNYRVSGFNMVAGHSLGGLFCAYILQSQPDMFDAYYLFSPSLWWDNEVLAKRTDFKSKAKSPFVYMSIANEQGKQRTAYQNYQAKLSGVYPNAIFQEFPNEDHMTTPLLSQIGAFRVSIC is encoded by the coding sequence GTGCGATTGTTACTTACATTTCTGTTACTCATTACATCGATTGGTTCACAAGCAGCAGAGTCGATTTTAAAAATTGACTCTGCACGATTGAATCAATCGATTAATGTTAAAGTTTATACGCCTAAGTCGTATGACGTGGTTAATAAAACAACCTATCCGGTTATTTACCTCTTAGATGGAGACACACACGCAAACCATACTGTGACCAATTCAGCGTTCCTGAATTCAACAGGCGTCATGCCAGAGCTTATCGTGGTGGCGATATCAACGGTAGAGCGATTTACATATTTCACGCCGACTTTGGACAAGAACAGCGGACGTGATTCAGGAAAGGCAGATCTTTACGCGCAATTTTTAAAGTCGGAATTAATGCCAGAGATAAATAAAAACTACCGAGTTTCTGGTTTTAATATGGTAGCAGGACACTCGTTAGGAGGGCTTTTCTGCGCATATATCCTACAGTCTCAACCCGATATGTTTGATGCTTACTATTTGTTTAGCCCATCTCTGTGGTGGGATAACGAAGTGTTAGCTAAACGTACTGATTTCAAATCAAAAGCAAAGTCGCCATTTGTGTATATGAGTATTGCAAATGAGCAAGGTAAGCAAAGAACAGCCTATCAAAATTACCAAGCAAAACTTTCAGGCGTCTATCCAAATGCGATTTTTCAAGAGTTTCCTAATGAAGATCATATGACGACGCCTTTATTGTCGCAAATTGGGGCATTTCGAGTCTCAATTTGCTGA
- the astB gene encoding N-succinylarginine dihydrolase, whose translation MSYYEVNFDGLVDPTHNYAGLSFGNVASKSNANKVANPKQAALQGLEKMWALTQLGLHQGVFAPNCRPDLHTLRSLGFNGTDAQVINKVAKTEPYLLKACYSASSMWTANAATVSPSCDTSDGKVHFTPANLSNKLHRAIEAKTTSLVLKATFPDEQIFVHHPSLPQHPLFGDEGAANYTRLVDSYGHTGLAIFVYGEDANSNVKPQVFPARQTKQASEAIARSHLLDYAHTLFVQQNPDVIDQGVFHNDVIAIGNENMFLFHEQAFYQQRQVIEEIGRKYQGSRPLHLIEVSSDDISVDAAVKSYLFNSQLVSLPNGGMAIVAPSECQTIDGVERYLASLCKASNPIEEVIYLDLKQSMQNGGGPACLRLRVALSSEELNAVNSQCLLNESRYQTLAAWINKHYRDRLAESDLADPNLLLESQSALDELTGILGLGSVYPFQQV comes from the coding sequence GTGAGTTATTACGAAGTCAATTTTGATGGGTTAGTGGATCCAACACACAACTACGCAGGATTGTCGTTTGGCAATGTTGCGTCAAAATCGAATGCAAACAAAGTGGCAAACCCAAAGCAAGCGGCTCTGCAAGGCTTAGAAAAAATGTGGGCTTTGACCCAACTCGGGTTGCATCAAGGTGTATTCGCGCCCAATTGTCGCCCGGATCTGCACACATTGCGGTCACTCGGGTTTAATGGCACAGACGCTCAAGTGATTAATAAGGTTGCCAAAACAGAGCCTTACCTTTTGAAGGCCTGTTATTCGGCCTCATCAATGTGGACGGCCAATGCGGCAACGGTCTCGCCTAGTTGTGATACGTCTGATGGGAAAGTCCATTTCACTCCCGCCAATTTAAGCAACAAACTTCATCGAGCGATAGAAGCCAAGACAACCAGTTTAGTTTTAAAAGCAACCTTTCCAGATGAGCAGATATTTGTTCATCATCCCAGCTTACCTCAGCATCCACTGTTTGGAGATGAAGGCGCGGCCAATTACACGCGTTTGGTCGATAGCTATGGGCACACAGGGTTGGCGATATTTGTCTACGGAGAAGATGCGAATTCAAACGTAAAACCGCAGGTGTTCCCAGCAAGGCAAACAAAGCAGGCGAGCGAAGCGATAGCACGTAGCCATCTACTTGACTATGCGCATACACTCTTTGTACAGCAAAATCCCGATGTAATAGATCAAGGTGTGTTTCACAATGACGTTATCGCAATCGGAAATGAAAACATGTTTTTATTCCACGAACAAGCATTTTACCAACAAAGACAGGTCATCGAGGAAATTGGTCGCAAGTATCAAGGATCGCGACCGCTACATTTAATTGAAGTCAGTAGCGATGATATCAGTGTCGATGCAGCGGTGAAAAGCTATTTGTTTAATAGTCAATTAGTGAGTTTGCCAAATGGTGGGATGGCGATTGTTGCTCCAAGCGAATGTCAGACGATTGATGGCGTAGAGCGCTACTTGGCCTCGTTGTGTAAAGCTAGCAACCCGATTGAGGAAGTGATTTACCTAGATCTTAAACAGAGTATGCAAAATGGTGGCGGGCCGGCTTGTTTAAGATTACGCGTAGCGCTTTCAAGCGAGGAACTGAATGCGGTAAATAGCCAATGCCTGTTAAACGAATCTCGCTACCAAACCCTAGCTGCTTGGATAAATAAACACTATCGTGATCGACTTGCTGAATCCGATTTGGCGGATCCGAATTTATTGCTTGAAAGTCAGTCAGCATTGGATGAATTGACCGGCATTTTAGGATTGGGATCTGTCTATCCATTCCAACAGGTTTAA
- the bla gene encoding subclass B1 metallo-beta-lactamase, producing MNKFISLALTLGATFSAIAASEMPKFDIKPIGKGVYQHTSYQDVPGFGVVGSNGLVVIENQKAYIVDTPWSVEDTKTLVDWIQAQHAEVKASLSTHYHEDRTAGIAWLNEHGIATYASSLTNQILSQKGKPKATHEFRSEREIHVAGSNLEVLFPGGGHTKDNVVVWIPNQKMLFGGCFIRSNGAKSLGNLKDATVSTWYQSLEKVTATYPDIQFVVPGHGESGTSALISNTKQLVEAKLHADQTSH from the coding sequence ATGAACAAATTCATTTCTTTGGCACTTACGCTGGGTGCGACGTTTTCAGCAATTGCCGCATCCGAAATGCCAAAATTCGACATTAAGCCTATTGGTAAAGGGGTCTATCAACATACGTCTTATCAAGATGTGCCTGGATTTGGTGTGGTAGGTTCAAATGGTCTCGTCGTTATTGAAAATCAAAAGGCCTACATTGTTGATACACCTTGGTCAGTTGAAGACACAAAAACACTCGTTGATTGGATTCAAGCGCAGCATGCTGAAGTGAAAGCCTCTTTATCAACACACTATCATGAAGATCGCACTGCTGGCATTGCGTGGTTGAATGAACATGGCATCGCAACGTATGCAAGCAGTCTGACGAATCAAATCCTTTCTCAAAAAGGCAAACCTAAAGCCACGCACGAGTTTCGCTCCGAAAGAGAAATACATGTCGCAGGTAGCAACTTAGAAGTGTTATTTCCAGGGGGCGGACACACAAAAGACAATGTTGTTGTTTGGATCCCAAATCAAAAAATGTTGTTTGGGGGTTGTTTTATTCGCAGTAACGGGGCAAAAAGTCTCGGTAATTTAAAAGACGCGACGGTGAGTACATGGTATCAAAGTCTTGAGAAAGTTACGGCGACATACCCTGATATTCAATTTGTTGTACCTGGGCATGGCGAAAGCGGAACTTCAGCTTTAATTTCAAATACAAAACAGCTGGTTGAAGCAAAGTTGCACGCTGACCAAACATCACATTAG
- a CDS encoding cupin domain-containing protein: MGNLFNAIPTDLAEEVFESIITSQSIRIERIVSKGHETPENSWYDQDEHEWVCILQGSGTLEFVDGSTKTLNVGDYVNIPAHVKHRVSATSVDPITIWLAIFYR; the protein is encoded by the coding sequence GTGGGAAATTTATTTAATGCAATCCCTACGGATTTAGCTGAAGAAGTGTTTGAATCAATTATCACCAGCCAGTCTATTCGTATAGAACGAATTGTGTCAAAAGGGCATGAGACACCTGAAAATTCTTGGTACGACCAAGACGAACATGAGTGGGTTTGTATTTTACAAGGCAGTGGAACATTGGAGTTTGTTGATGGGTCGACAAAAACTCTCAACGTTGGGGATTATGTCAACATTCCAGCACACGTGAAACATCGTGTCAGTGCCACGAGCGTTGACCCAATCACAATTTGGCTGGCGATATTTTATCGCTAA